The following proteins are encoded in a genomic region of [Eubacterium] hominis:
- a CDS encoding aldo/keto reductase, producing the protein MDVREMKHGEKVSLLGFGCMRFPLNMDGSICECEAEAMLDKAIAHGVNYIDTAYPYHNGDSEPFVGRVLKKYDRSSFYLATKLPMFKIETLDDAKRIFEEQLQRLDVDNVDFYLLHAMNKDTWEKAKALGVLEYLDDLKETGKIRNLGFSFHDEYEVFKEMIDARDWDFCQIQYNYIDRNVQAGDQGYALCAKKQIPMVIMEPVKGGNLAVLPEDIAEILKKKRPNDSISSWALRWVASHSNVRVILSGMSTMQQVEDNLHTFDQLEQLNEEEEQLIEKVANMILERTKNGCTACKYCMPCPFGIDIPGNFKIWNEYAKYSNKDATKKKLDAMAREARFDQCKKCGRCEGLCPQHIAIRDDLEQMKKDLAFFK; encoded by the coding sequence ATGGATGTTAGAGAAATGAAACATGGAGAAAAGGTATCGTTATTAGGATTTGGCTGTATGCGTTTTCCATTAAATATGGATGGCAGTATATGTGAGTGTGAAGCAGAGGCAATGTTAGATAAAGCGATTGCTCATGGTGTGAATTATATTGATACAGCATATCCTTATCACAATGGGGATAGTGAGCCATTTGTAGGAAGGGTATTAAAGAAATATGATCGAAGTAGTTTTTACTTAGCAACAAAACTGCCAATGTTTAAGATTGAAACATTAGACGATGCAAAGCGTATATTTGAAGAACAGCTACAGCGTTTAGATGTGGACAATGTTGATTTTTATTTATTACATGCGATGAATAAGGATACATGGGAAAAGGCAAAAGCATTGGGCGTATTAGAATATCTGGATGATCTGAAAGAAACTGGAAAGATTCGTAATTTGGGCTTTTCATTTCATGATGAATATGAAGTATTTAAAGAAATGATTGATGCACGGGACTGGGACTTCTGTCAGATTCAATATAACTATATTGACCGTAATGTTCAAGCTGGAGATCAAGGGTATGCGTTGTGTGCAAAAAAACAAATTCCTATGGTAATTATGGAGCCTGTAAAGGGAGGCAATTTAGCAGTGCTGCCTGAAGATATCGCAGAAATTTTAAAGAAGAAACGTCCAAATGACAGTATTTCTTCATGGGCACTTCGCTGGGTCGCAAGTCATAGCAATGTACGTGTTATTTTAAGTGGCATGTCTACCATGCAGCAGGTGGAAGATAATTTACATACCTTTGATCAGCTGGAGCAACTAAATGAGGAAGAGGAACAACTGATTGAAAAAGTTGCCAATATGATTCTGGAAAGAACAAAAAATGGCTGTACAGCTTGTAAATACTGTATGCCTTGTCCATTTGGTATTGATATTCCAGGTAATTTTAAAATATGGAATGAATATGCAAAATACAGCAATAAAGATGCCACCAAGAAAAAACTTGACGCAATGGCGAGGGAAGCACGTTTTGATCAATGTAAAAAATGCGGTCGTTGTGAAGGATTATGCCCTCAGCATATCGCTATTCGCGATGATTTAGAACAAATGAAGAAAGATTTAGCATTTTTTAAATAA
- a CDS encoding homoserine O-succinyltransferase: MPINIPNGLPAKAILESEKIFALEEDVATKQDIRPLKIVILNLMPKKIETETQILRLISKSPLQVDIDFMMVKGHVSKNTSQDHLVKFYDTFDEIKKHNYDGLIITGAPVEHLPFEEVDYWEELCEIMEWSKKHVYSTIHICWGAQAGLYYHYGIQKKLMDHKVFGIFPQVLCDEYNFLTNGFDEIHLTPHSRHTAIDEEALAKVKGLEVLSKSKHTGSNIIATPDFHQIFILGHLEYGKETLAQEYFRDLKQGKPIQLPYNYFPEDDPNNEPVFSWRSHANLLYRNWLNYVYQMTPFDLESL; the protein is encoded by the coding sequence ATGCCAATCAACATACCAAATGGATTGCCTGCAAAGGCGATTTTGGAAAGTGAAAAGATTTTTGCATTAGAAGAAGATGTCGCAACAAAACAGGATATTCGTCCTTTGAAAATCGTTATATTAAATCTAATGCCAAAGAAAATAGAAACAGAAACACAGATTTTACGTTTGATCAGTAAGTCGCCTTTACAGGTGGATATTGATTTTATGATGGTAAAAGGGCATGTATCCAAAAATACTAGCCAGGATCATCTGGTTAAGTTTTATGATACCTTTGATGAAATCAAAAAGCATAATTATGATGGCTTGATTATCACAGGTGCACCTGTGGAGCATCTGCCTTTTGAAGAGGTGGATTATTGGGAAGAGCTTTGTGAAATCATGGAATGGAGTAAAAAACATGTGTACTCTACCATTCACATCTGTTGGGGAGCACAGGCTGGTTTATATTATCATTATGGTATCCAGAAAAAATTGATGGATCACAAAGTGTTTGGCATATTTCCACAGGTTTTATGTGATGAATATAACTTCTTGACAAATGGATTTGATGAAATACATTTAACACCACATTCCCGTCATACTGCCATTGATGAAGAAGCATTGGCAAAAGTAAAGGGTTTAGAGGTTTTAAGTAAATCCAAACATACCGGCAGCAATATTATTGCGACACCCGATTTTCATCAGATCTTTATTTTAGGACATTTAGAATATGGGAAGGAAACTCTGGCACAAGAATATTTTCGTGATTTAAAGCAGGGAAAACCAATTCAGCTGCCTTATAATTACTTCCCAGAAGATGATCCTAACAATGAACCAGTATTCTCATGGAGAAGTCATGCGAATCTTTTATATCGCAACTGGTTGAATTATGTATATCAGATGACACCATTTGATTTAGAAAGTTTATAA